The Halomonas sp. 7T genome contains a region encoding:
- the phrB gene encoding deoxyribodipyrimidine photo-lyase, which translates to MNLQLVWLRSDLRIHDNSALAAAAAKGPVIAVFLRSVAQWQAHGHGANKIDFWARGVAAIKASLNGLNIPLLHRDIDHFDEAPQALLEIARAYGVKQLHFNYEYPLNEQHRDQAVLEAFQQADIAAHGHHDAIAFAPGSLLTGKGDYYGVFTPFSKAWHKQITAEQLALRDTPKVQSPLDIKSDPLPSLPSLDDEPLDGRHWPAGESAASDNLERFLRFRGRHYKDQRDIPKVRGTSELSPYLALGMISYRQCMQAVMSENDGHLADGDAGLTTWVNELIWREFYQHVAVGFPQVCRYQPFQSHTQQLQWRDDDDGFAAWCEGRTGYPIVDAAMRQLVTTGWMHNRLRMITAMFLSKHLLIDWRRGEAFFMRHLVDGEFCANNGGWQWAASTGTDAAPYFRIFNPTTQSTRFDPDGEFLAQWLPELKTLPTKARHAPPRDMLTPIEYPAPIVDHKAARQRALDAFKALSK; encoded by the coding sequence ATGAACTTACAGCTAGTATGGTTGCGCAGCGATTTGCGCATTCACGATAATTCGGCGCTCGCGGCGGCGGCGGCCAAGGGGCCCGTGATAGCGGTTTTTTTACGCAGCGTTGCCCAGTGGCAAGCCCACGGTCACGGCGCGAATAAAATCGACTTTTGGGCACGCGGCGTAGCGGCCATCAAAGCGTCACTTAACGGGCTTAACATTCCCCTCCTACACCGTGACATTGACCATTTTGATGAGGCCCCCCAGGCACTGCTTGAGATTGCCCGCGCCTATGGCGTCAAGCAGCTCCACTTTAATTACGAATACCCGCTCAACGAACAGCACCGCGATCAGGCGGTGCTAGAGGCGTTCCAGCAGGCCGATATCGCCGCCCACGGCCATCACGACGCCATTGCCTTTGCACCTGGCAGCCTGCTCACCGGCAAAGGCGATTACTACGGCGTGTTTACGCCCTTTTCAAAAGCGTGGCACAAGCAGATAACAGCAGAGCAGCTTGCCCTTCGCGACACGCCCAAAGTGCAGTCACCACTCGATATCAAAAGCGACCCGCTCCCGTCACTGCCCTCCCTCGACGACGAGCCGCTGGATGGCCGCCACTGGCCCGCAGGCGAAAGCGCGGCTAGCGATAACCTAGAGCGCTTTTTACGTTTTCGTGGACGCCACTACAAAGATCAGCGCGATATTCCCAAGGTGCGAGGCACCAGCGAGCTCTCTCCCTACTTAGCGCTGGGGATGATCTCCTACCGGCAGTGCATGCAAGCAGTAATGAGCGAAAACGACGGCCATCTTGCCGACGGCGATGCTGGCCTAACAACCTGGGTCAACGAGCTGATCTGGCGTGAATTCTATCAACACGTGGCGGTAGGCTTCCCCCAGGTGTGCCGCTACCAGCCGTTTCAATCGCACACCCAGCAGTTGCAATGGCGCGATGACGACGACGGGTTTGCCGCCTGGTGCGAAGGCCGCACCGGCTATCCCATTGTGGATGCCGCCATGCGCCAGCTCGTCACAACCGGCTGGATGCATAACCGACTGCGCATGATTACGGCGATGTTTTTAAGCAAACATCTGCTGATCGACTGGCGCCGAGGCGAGGCATTTTTTATGCGTCACTTGGTCGACGGTGAGTTTTGCGCCAATAACGGCGGCTGGCAGTGGGCGGCCTCAACGGGCACCGATGCGGCGCCTTATTTCCGTATTTTCAACCCGACCACCCAGTCCACGCGCTTTGACCCAGACGGTGAGTTCCTGGCTCAGTGGCTACCCGAACTAAAAACCCTGCCCACCAAAGCGCGCCATGCACCGCCTCGGGACATGCTCACTCCTATCGAATACCCAGCACCGATCGTTGACCACAAAGCGGCGCGCCAGCGCGCATTGGATGCCTTCAAAGCGCTCTCCAAATAA